TACGAACCGGCAGCGTCTTGATCCCACGCAATGTGAGCCAACAGTCGAAGGCGCTGGGGACGGCGCCGAGCGCGTTCTGTGAGAATTTGAGTTTCTCGTGGATGTCGTCCCGGTTCATCACGAGGGCGCCTCCGAGGAGATCCGCGTGACCGCCGAGGTACTTCGTCGTGCTGTGCACGACCAGGTCGACGCCCAGGGCGAGCGGATTCTGGAGCGCCGGCGAGGCGAACGTGCTGTCGCACACGCTCAGGGCCTCGTGTGCTTTCGCGATGAAGGCAAGCTCCTTCAGGTCGACGACTTTCATGAGCGGGTTCGTTGGAGACTCTATCCAGAGGATCCGAGTCTCCGGTCGGAACGCGTCCTCCACGTCGACGAGGTCTCGAAGGTCGAGGAAGGTCGACTCGATCCCGTATTGACTCATGATCCGCGTGAAGATACGATACACCCCGCCATAGCAGTCGTCGGTGACGAGGACGTGATCGCCCTTCTTCAGGAGCGTGAGGACGTTGGTAATCGCACCCATGCCGCTCGAGAACGCCAGGGCATGCTTCCCGTTCTCCAGCGCGGCGAGGCTCTGCTGCAGGGCGTCTCGCGTCGGGTTGGCGCTCCGCCCATACGCGTACGCGTCCTGGCCCTTGCGCGAGTACGTCGACGTCGCATAGATTGGCGGTGTGACCGCGCCGGTCCGCGGATCCGGCTCTTGGCCCGCATGGATTGCTTTCGTGGCAAAACGCATTCGATCGCCGTGGGCGGAGTCGCACCCCGAGGGTAAAGACCTTGCTACGCGCGGCCGGCCAGGTACTCGATCACGTCGATGCGGGTGATGATTCCCTCGAACCGATTTTCCTTTCCGATGACGACCGCGGGGCTCCCGCGCATCAGGAGCTTGTACACCTGCTCCAGGTCGGCCCCTGGCCCGACGATCGGGAACGGTTTCTCCATCACTTTTGCAACGTAGTCGTCGTACAACTTCGGATTCTCGAGGAGCGCCTTCATGAGGACCTCCTCGCGCAGGCTCCCCACCATGATCCCTGTGTCGACCACGGGGAGCTGCGACACGTTGTACTGCCGCATCATGTCCGCCGCCTCGCGGACCTTCGCGGCGACGTCGATCGTGATCACGCCCGGGATCGTCCGCTCCTTCGCGCGGAGAATCGTCATGAGCGGCGCGACGGGTTCCTCGAGGTACCCCTGCTCCTTGAGCCACTCCTCGTTGTGGGCCTTCGACAGGTACCGCTCTCCGGTGTCCGGCAACAGGACGACGAGGACGTCTCCTTTCCCGAGCGTCTCCGCGATGCGCCGTGCCGCGACGACGGCGGCACCGCTCGAGCTGCCCGCGAGGATCCCTTCCTCCCGTGCGAGCCGACGGGTCATGAG
This region of Thermoplasmata archaeon genomic DNA includes:
- a CDS encoding PLP-dependent aspartate aminotransferase family protein; translation: MRFATKAIHAGQEPDPRTGAVTPPIYATSTYSRKGQDAYAYGRSANPTRDALQQSLAALENGKHALAFSSGMGAITNVLTLLKKGDHVLVTDDCYGGVYRIFTRIMSQYGIESTFLDLRDLVDVEDAFRPETRILWIESPTNPLMKVVDLKELAFIAKAHEALSVCDSTFASPALQNPLALGVDLVVHSTTKYLGGHADLLGGALVMNRDDIHEKLKFSQNALGAVPSAFDCWLTLRGIKTLPVRMERHCDNAETLSKFLKDHKAVAKVHYPGLPDDPGHGIAKKQMRRFGGMLSFELRDPTRLVERLKRLEVILLAESLGGVESLIEHPASMTHTSVPKEQREKQGITDGLVRFSVGLEDVQDLTEDLGRALG